Proteins from a single region of Cryptococcus neoformans var. neoformans JEC21 chromosome 6 sequence:
- a CDS encoding expressed protein, whose protein sequence is MSSQPNPTSTFPTIIWHPSFNPSQGFNSASIDSNQALRPWLPSPQVSNTNSDKLSSLSLDDQSHPQSHPQSQSQSRPSQSTPQPPSTSTSKTRQPQAYVAYPELTCLHCLGANPPGKLGYVVSYVPADASGKPLTNDEGWHKVERRDTQEEELPEGTRSPSAFQAAEILGDKKYVPDGAEDDLVGDMVE, encoded by the exons ATGTCATCCCAACCTAACCCTACTTCCACATTCCCCACCATCATTTGGCATCCTTCGTTCAACCCCTCTCAAGGGTTCAACAGTGCTAGCATTGATTCTAATCAAGCTCTCAGACCATGGTTGCCTTCGCCTCAAGTCTCAAATACCAA CTCTGATAAGTTGTCGAGCCTTTCCCTCGACGATCAGTCCCATCCCCAATCACACccccaatcccaatcccaatcccgACCCAGCCAATCCACACCCCAACCTCCATCCACATCTACCAGCAAAACCCGCCAGCCCCAGGCATATGTTGCATACCCCGAACTTACCTGCCTCCACTGTCTCGGCGCTAACCCCCCTGGCAAGCTCGGGTATGTGGTCAGCTACGTCCCAGCCGATGCGTCCGGCAAGCCACTCACAAATGACGAAGGCTGGCACaaggtggagagaagagatacacaagaagaagagcttccGGAAGGGACTCGATCACCCAGTGCATTCCAGGCGGCTGAGATTTTGGGGGACAAGAAGTATGTGCCTGATGGGGCAGAGGATGATTTGGTTGGTGATATGGTAGAATAA